The following proteins are encoded in a genomic region of Bradyrhizobium sp. SK17:
- a CDS encoding serine aminopeptidase domain-containing protein, producing the protein MKFLALCLILLAAPDLASAEDAVFKVGVAKRDFSPAEPYDWRGAKLHALRVTIWYPAVAEAREQPQWIGPRIVPFVSTGSAAPDAAPAAGPRRALIVLSHGFGGSAATLAWLGAGLAAHGFIAVAVNHPGNNGSESTTVEGYALPWLRAVDLSTVIDAMRADSTFGDRIDLARIGAAGHSYGGYTVIAIAGGITDPERTPAFCRSPAADALCTSQLGAKELRQRSQSRLTTDLDFRQRYALASQSYRDARVRAVFAMAPGPVPSFTPESLGAISIPLAIVAGSADEITPPVSGAEALGKAVPHATLKLFPGAGHFVFFGTCTLAGRVVIGGTVCRDPDGIDRDAVHAETVRLALEFFTANLR; encoded by the coding sequence ATGAAGTTTCTGGCGCTGTGCCTGATCCTCCTCGCGGCGCCGGACCTCGCATCTGCGGAGGACGCCGTCTTCAAGGTCGGCGTCGCCAAGCGCGACTTCAGTCCGGCCGAGCCTTACGATTGGCGCGGCGCCAAGCTGCACGCGCTCCGTGTCACCATCTGGTATCCCGCCGTGGCCGAAGCGCGCGAGCAGCCGCAATGGATCGGGCCGCGTATCGTCCCATTCGTCAGCACCGGCAGCGCCGCGCCCGATGCGGCGCCAGCGGCGGGGCCACGCCGGGCGCTGATCGTGCTGTCCCACGGTTTTGGCGGCTCCGCAGCCACGCTCGCCTGGCTCGGCGCAGGGCTTGCGGCGCACGGCTTCATTGCCGTTGCCGTCAACCACCCCGGCAACAACGGATCCGAGTCGACGACGGTCGAAGGTTATGCGCTGCCGTGGTTACGCGCTGTCGATCTCAGCACGGTGATCGACGCCATGCGTGCCGACAGCACCTTCGGCGACCGGATCGATCTGGCGCGGATCGGCGCCGCTGGTCATTCGTATGGCGGCTACACCGTGATCGCCATCGCCGGCGGCATCACGGATCCGGAACGGACTCCGGCCTTTTGCCGCTCGCCCGCCGCCGATGCGCTGTGCACATCGCAGTTGGGCGCGAAGGAGCTGCGTCAGCGGAGTCAGTCACGTCTGACGACCGACCTCGACTTCCGGCAGCGCTACGCTCTTGCCAGCCAGTCCTATCGTGACGCGCGCGTGCGCGCCGTGTTCGCGATGGCGCCGGGGCCGGTGCCGTCCTTCACGCCGGAGAGCCTTGGCGCCATCTCGATCCCGCTCGCGATCGTCGCGGGAAGCGCCGACGAGATCACGCCGCCGGTCTCGGGTGCCGAGGCGCTCGGCAAGGCGGTTCCCCATGCCACGCTCAAGCTGTTTCCGGGCGCCGGCCACTTTGTCTTCTTTGGCACCTGCACGCTGGCAGGACGGGTGGTGATTGGAGGGACCGTATGCCGCGATCCCGACGGCATCGATCGGGATGCGGTTCATGCGGAGACCGTCAGGCTTGCGCTCGAGTTCTTCACCGCAAACCTGCGGTGA
- the gor gene encoding glutathione-disulfide reductase, with product MAEFDVDLFVIGGGSGGVRAARIAANYGARVMVAEEYRMGGTCVIRGCVPKKLFVIGSHVHQEIEDAAGFGWSIGQVSFDWATLVANKDKEIARLEGAYTTNVEKSGARIVKTRAVLEDAHTIKLATGEKVTAKYILIATGGAPNHGPAIPGIEHVISSNEAFHLKELPKRIVIQGGGYIALEFAGIFAGFGSDVTVVYRGDNILRGFDEDVRKHVRSEMEKRGITIITGCTVTKVDRHGRDYTTHLSSGSSIASDQVMFAIGRHPNVANLGLEAAGVAINPANGGIQVDGWSKTSVDNIYAVGDVTHRANLTPVAIREGHAFADTVFGKRPVQVDHATIPTAVFSQPEVGTVGLTEEEARAQFSHVDIYKTDFRPIKATMSGRDTRVLMKLVVDGASDRVLGCHIVGDAAAEITQAVAIAVKMKATKADFDATIALHPTASEELVTMRTPTARHVRQAAE from the coding sequence ATGGCCGAGTTTGACGTCGACCTGTTTGTCATCGGTGGCGGTTCGGGCGGGGTTCGCGCCGCGCGCATCGCCGCCAATTATGGCGCCAGGGTCATGGTCGCCGAAGAGTACCGGATGGGCGGCACCTGCGTGATCCGCGGCTGCGTGCCGAAGAAGCTGTTCGTGATCGGCAGCCACGTCCACCAGGAAATCGAGGACGCGGCCGGGTTCGGCTGGAGCATCGGCCAGGTCTCGTTCGACTGGGCCACGCTGGTCGCCAACAAGGACAAGGAGATCGCCCGGCTCGAGGGCGCCTACACCACCAATGTCGAAAAGTCGGGCGCGCGGATCGTCAAGACCCGCGCGGTGCTGGAAGACGCCCACACGATCAAGCTCGCCACCGGCGAGAAGGTCACCGCAAAATACATCCTGATCGCGACCGGCGGCGCGCCCAATCACGGGCCGGCGATCCCCGGCATCGAGCACGTGATCTCCTCCAACGAGGCGTTTCACCTGAAAGAGCTGCCGAAGCGGATCGTGATCCAGGGCGGTGGCTACATCGCGCTGGAATTCGCCGGCATCTTCGCAGGCTTCGGCTCCGACGTCACGGTGGTCTATCGTGGCGACAACATCCTGCGCGGCTTCGACGAAGACGTGCGCAAGCATGTCCGCAGCGAGATGGAGAAGCGCGGCATCACCATCATCACCGGCTGCACGGTGACCAAGGTCGACAGGCACGGCCGTGACTACACTACCCATCTGTCGAGCGGTTCGAGCATCGCCTCCGACCAGGTGATGTTCGCGATCGGCCGCCATCCCAACGTCGCCAATCTCGGATTGGAAGCCGCGGGCGTCGCCATCAATCCCGCCAATGGCGGCATCCAGGTCGACGGCTGGTCGAAGACCTCGGTCGACAACATCTACGCGGTCGGCGACGTCACCCACCGCGCCAACCTGACCCCGGTTGCGATCCGCGAGGGCCATGCCTTCGCCGACACCGTGTTCGGCAAGCGCCCGGTGCAGGTCGACCACGCCACGATCCCGACCGCGGTGTTCTCGCAGCCCGAGGTGGGCACGGTTGGTCTCACGGAAGAAGAGGCGCGCGCGCAGTTCAGCCACGTCGACATCTACAAGACCGATTTCCGCCCGATCAAGGCGACCATGTCCGGCCGTGACACCCGCGTGCTGATGAAACTGGTGGTCGACGGCGCGAGCGACCGCGTGCTCGGCTGCCACATCGTCGGCGATGCCGCCGCCGAGATCACCCAGGCGGTCGCGATCGCGGTGAAGATGAAGGCGACGAAAGCGGATTTCGACGCCACCATCGCGCTGCACCCGACCGCGTCGGAAGAACTGGTGACGATGCGCACCCCGACCGCACGCCACGTCCGCCAGGCCGCGGAGTAG
- a CDS encoding DUF2059 domain-containing protein: MKRFSGLLSAVALSAGLAFAAAPAMAQQQPAPPSVKQSSPAAVAAAKEILAMKNVGVMYAGAVPGIIEKTKTGLLQQYLNYQKDLDEVAVIIAKNFAGREKEIGDGMAQIYASEFTEKELVDLVAFYKTPLGQKLLTSEPKAINESLQYMQQWAQQFGVLVNAQFKAEMKKRGKDI; this comes from the coding sequence ATGAAGCGTTTCTCGGGACTTTTGTCGGCGGTGGCCCTGTCGGCCGGACTGGCGTTCGCGGCCGCGCCGGCAATGGCGCAGCAGCAGCCCGCGCCGCCCAGCGTCAAGCAGTCGTCGCCGGCGGCGGTCGCGGCCGCCAAAGAGATCCTGGCGATGAAGAATGTCGGCGTCATGTATGCCGGCGCCGTTCCCGGCATCATCGAGAAGACCAAGACCGGTCTGCTCCAGCAATATCTCAACTACCAGAAGGATCTCGACGAGGTCGCGGTGATCATCGCCAAGAACTTCGCCGGCCGCGAGAAGGAGATCGGCGACGGCATGGCGCAGATCTACGCCTCCGAATTCACCGAGAAGGAGCTGGTTGATCTGGTGGCGTTCTACAAGACGCCGCTCGGCCAGAAGCTTTTGACCTCCGAGCCCAAGGCCATCAACGAGTCGCTGCAATATATGCAGCAATGGGCCCAGCAGTTCGGCGTGCTCGTCAACGCCCAGTTCAAGGCCGAGATGAAGAAGCGCGGCAAGGATATCTGA
- the rpiA gene encoding ribose-5-phosphate isomerase RpiA: MDALKRQAAARALEEVRDGMKLGLGTGSTAKHFVELLGDKVRSGLKVIGVPTSEATRADAIRCGVPLTTLDEVDHLDLTVDGADEIDPALNLIKGGGGALLREKIVAAASARMIVIADDSKWVDVLGRFPLPVEVIPFGLRATRAAMARAFAEAGVSGEMVIRKGKDGHVFVTDGGHWIVDAHLGRIGDPPRLANLLSAIPGVVEHGLFIGLGSVAILAGAQGIRVVERR; the protein is encoded by the coding sequence ATGGATGCACTGAAACGCCAGGCGGCGGCGCGTGCGCTCGAAGAGGTGCGCGACGGCATGAAGCTCGGGCTCGGCACCGGGTCGACCGCCAAGCATTTCGTCGAACTGCTCGGCGACAAGGTCCGCTCGGGCCTGAAGGTGATCGGCGTGCCAACTTCGGAGGCGACACGGGCGGATGCGATCCGCTGTGGCGTGCCGCTGACCACACTCGACGAGGTCGACCATCTCGACCTTACCGTCGACGGCGCCGACGAGATCGACCCCGCGCTCAATTTGATCAAGGGCGGCGGCGGCGCGCTGCTGCGCGAGAAGATCGTGGCGGCCGCCAGTGCTCGCATGATCGTGATTGCCGATGACAGCAAATGGGTCGACGTGCTCGGACGCTTTCCGCTGCCGGTCGAGGTGATTCCGTTCGGGCTGCGCGCGACCCGGGCCGCGATGGCGCGGGCGTTCGCCGAAGCCGGCGTGTCCGGCGAAATGGTCATCCGGAAGGGCAAGGACGGTCACGTTTTTGTCACCGATGGCGGCCACTGGATCGTCGATGCCCATCTCGGCCGGATCGGCGACCCGCCGCGTCTTGCCAATCTGCTCAGCGCCATACCGGGCGTGGTCGAGCACGGCCTGTTCATCGGGCTTGGGAGCGTCGCCATTCTGGCCGGCGCGCAGGGAATTCGGGTTGTTGAACGGCGATGA
- a CDS encoding SDR family NAD(P)-dependent oxidoreductase: protein MRELAGKGAFVTGAASGIGLAMATAFAREGMKVMLADIENGALDKAVAGLRATGANAHGIVCDVADPASVDGAAQASFLALGNIHIVCNNAGVAAGGGLERISVDDWRWVVDVNLMGVVHGIRSFLPHIRKHGEGGHFVNTASMAGMNAGLGLSPYSATKFAVVSISEGLWAQLKPLGIGVSVLCPSYVRTRIGDSGRNRPEHYGPTRRHDPASIEAAIVAEIGRRIEAGLDPATVGAQVLAAIREQRLYVFTHPGMRAEVEERFSAILAAMDAVSD, encoded by the coding sequence GTGCGGGAACTTGCCGGAAAGGGCGCCTTTGTCACCGGCGCGGCCAGCGGAATCGGACTGGCGATGGCGACCGCATTCGCCCGCGAAGGCATGAAGGTGATGCTTGCCGACATCGAGAACGGCGCGCTCGACAAGGCCGTCGCTGGGTTGCGCGCCACCGGGGCGAACGCCCATGGCATCGTCTGCGATGTCGCCGACCCCGCCAGCGTCGACGGCGCGGCGCAGGCCTCCTTCCTCGCTTTGGGCAACATCCACATCGTCTGCAACAATGCCGGTGTCGCGGCCGGCGGCGGCCTTGAGCGGATCTCGGTCGACGACTGGCGTTGGGTGGTCGACGTCAACCTGATGGGCGTGGTGCACGGGATCAGGAGCTTCCTGCCGCATATCCGCAAGCACGGCGAGGGCGGTCACTTCGTCAACACGGCATCGATGGCCGGGATGAATGCCGGGCTCGGTCTCAGCCCCTATTCGGCGACCAAATTCGCCGTCGTCAGCATCTCCGAGGGGCTGTGGGCGCAACTCAAGCCGCTCGGCATCGGCGTCAGCGTGCTCTGTCCGAGCTATGTCCGGACCCGGATCGGCGACAGCGGCCGCAACCGGCCCGAGCATTACGGCCCGACCCGGCGCCACGATCCCGCGAGCATCGAGGCCGCCATCGTTGCCGAGATCGGCCGCCGCATCGAGGCCGGCCTCGATCCGGCGACGGTCGGCGCACAGGTGCTGGCCGCGATCCGCGAGCAGCGGCTCTATGTTTTCACCCATCCGGGGATGCGAGCCGAGGTCGAGGAGCGTTTTTCGGCGATTTTGGCCGCAATGGACGCGGTTTCCGACTAA
- a CDS encoding HAD-IA family hydrolase yields MFDLDGTLVDTAPDLISALNYVLDREGLRPVPLSAARNMIGAGARKLLERGLEVDGREVTVADLDRLTVDFVDYYAKHIADGSRPFEGLEAALDLLAAKGHRFAVCTNKLEWLSKLLLDRLGLTPRFAAICGQDTFGVAKPDPAILRETVARAGGQLPGAIMVGDAGPDVGVARRAQVPVIGVDFGYTDVPMSELKPDRLISHMRDLPDAVASLIAR; encoded by the coding sequence GTGTTCGATCTCGACGGCACGCTGGTCGACACCGCGCCCGACCTGATCAGCGCGCTCAATTACGTGCTCGACCGCGAGGGTCTGCGGCCGGTGCCGCTGTCGGCGGCGCGCAACATGATCGGCGCCGGCGCGCGCAAGCTGCTTGAGCGCGGGCTCGAAGTAGATGGACGCGAGGTCACCGTCGCCGATCTCGACCGCCTGACCGTGGATTTCGTCGACTATTACGCCAAGCACATCGCCGACGGCTCGCGCCCGTTCGAGGGGCTCGAAGCCGCGCTCGATCTGCTCGCGGCCAAGGGCCATCGCTTCGCGGTCTGCACCAACAAGCTGGAATGGCTGTCCAAGCTGCTGCTCGATCGGCTTGGCCTGACCCCGCGTTTCGCCGCGATCTGCGGCCAGGACACGTTCGGCGTCGCCAAGCCCGACCCGGCGATCCTGCGCGAGACGGTGGCTCGCGCCGGCGGCCAGCTTCCCGGTGCGATCATGGTCGGCGATGCCGGCCCCGATGTCGGCGTCGCCCGGCGCGCCCAGGTCCCGGTGATCGGGGTCGATTTCGGCTATACCGACGTACCGATGAGCGAGCTGAAACCCGACCGGCTGATCAGCCACATGCGCGATCTGCCGGATGCCGTCGCCAGCCTCATCGCCCGATAA
- the moaA gene encoding GTP 3',8-cyclase MoaA yields MNGSTQAHSDTLFRPMTDPFGRTIRYLRVSVTDRCDLRCFYCMSEDMTFLPKADLLTLEELDRLCSAFVAKGVRKIRLTGGEPLVRRNVMGLVRSLSRHLSSGALDELTLTTNGSQLARFAQELADCGVRRVNVSLDTLDAAKFRAITRWGDIDKVLSGIEAARSAGLAVKINAVALKNMNEDEIPALMQWAHGKGMGLTLIEVMPMGDIGEGRIDQYVPLSLMRARLEKHYTLTDLADDTGGPARYVRVAETGGKLGFITPMTHNFCEACNRVRITCTGTLHTCLGHEDASDLRRPLRASADNDLLSAAIDRAIGLKPKGHDFIIDRRHNRPSVSRHMSVTGG; encoded by the coding sequence ATGAACGGATCCACGCAAGCGCATTCTGACACGCTGTTTCGTCCGATGACCGATCCGTTCGGCCGGACGATCCGCTATCTGCGCGTCTCCGTCACCGACCGCTGCGACCTGCGCTGCTTCTACTGTATGTCGGAAGACATGACGTTCCTGCCCAAGGCCGATCTGCTGACGCTGGAAGAGCTCGACCGGCTCTGCTCGGCATTCGTCGCGAAGGGCGTGCGCAAGATCCGCCTCACCGGCGGCGAGCCGCTGGTCCGCCGCAATGTGATGGGCCTGGTGCGCTCGCTGTCGCGCCACCTCTCAAGCGGCGCACTCGACGAATTGACCCTGACCACCAACGGCTCGCAGCTCGCCCGCTTCGCGCAGGAGCTGGCCGATTGCGGCGTGCGCCGGGTGAACGTTTCGCTCGACACGCTGGATGCCGCCAAGTTCCGCGCCATCACCCGCTGGGGCGACATCGACAAGGTGTTGTCCGGCATCGAGGCGGCACGCTCGGCCGGGCTCGCGGTCAAGATCAACGCCGTGGCGTTGAAGAACATGAACGAGGACGAGATCCCCGCGCTGATGCAATGGGCGCACGGCAAGGGCATGGGGCTGACGCTGATCGAGGTGATGCCGATGGGCGACATCGGCGAAGGTCGGATCGATCAGTATGTGCCGCTGTCGCTGATGCGCGCGCGGCTCGAGAAGCACTACACGCTGACCGACCTCGCCGACGATACCGGCGGCCCTGCCCGCTACGTCAGGGTCGCCGAGACCGGCGGCAAGCTCGGCTTCATCACGCCGATGACCCACAATTTCTGCGAGGCCTGTAACCGGGTGCGGATCACCTGCACCGGCACGCTGCACACCTGCCTCGGCCACGAGGATGCCTCCGACCTGCGCCGGCCACTGCGCGCCTCCGCGGACAACGACCTGCTCTCCGCAGCGATCGACCGCGCGATCGGACTGAAGCCGAAGGGCCACGACTTCATCATCGATCGCCGCCACAACCGCCCGAGCGTCAGCCGCCATATGAGCGTGACCGGCGGCTAG
- a CDS encoding TRAP transporter small permease subunit, with protein MRPLLALSQAIDRLNEKIGTICNLLVLIACLVSAGNAMIRYAFSYSSNGWLEAQWYMFAILVMFGASYTFKRNEHVRVEILYLMLSERGQLWLDLIGTLFFLIPSCLLLAYLSWPFFYQAYAVGEMSGNAGGLLRWPIKFVVPSGFVMLALQGVSEVIKRIAALQGYVTIDAKYERPTQ; from the coding sequence ATGCGCCCATTGTTGGCTCTAAGTCAGGCCATCGATCGACTTAACGAGAAGATCGGCACCATCTGCAACCTGCTCGTGCTGATCGCCTGCCTGGTCAGCGCCGGCAATGCCATGATCCGCTACGCGTTCAGCTACTCCTCGAACGGCTGGCTCGAGGCGCAGTGGTACATGTTCGCGATCCTCGTGATGTTCGGCGCCTCCTACACCTTCAAGCGCAACGAGCACGTGCGCGTCGAGATCCTCTACCTGATGCTGTCCGAACGCGGCCAGCTCTGGCTCGACCTGATCGGCACGCTGTTCTTCCTGATCCCGTCCTGCCTGCTGCTCGCCTATCTGTCCTGGCCGTTCTTCTACCAGGCCTACGCGGTCGGCGAGATGAGCGGCAATGCCGGCGGCCTGCTGCGCTGGCCGATCAAATTCGTTGTCCCGTCCGGCTTCGTGATGCTTGCGTTGCAAGGCGTCTCAGAGGTGATCAAGCGGATCGCCGCGCTGCAGGGCTATGTGACCATCGACGCGAAGTATGAGAGGCCGACGCAATGA